The DNA region attttatatattctaaagtatatataaataaaaacaatatataaataaaacatttcttaaatgtatatttatgtatgtgtttaaaaatacataatatttacacacagtacaaactcatattatacaaaaaaaacttttattttgtatgagattaatctagattaaactatgcccagccctagtatttttgtttaaaaataatttttttttgaaaaaaactgaaaaaattgcatttttgtgaaggaattttgttagagatcagattcaaaacgattatcaaaacatacacggagtttaaaattagtaaatgacGTTTTAGCTTCAgtatttttcataaattgggtaagttatccatctagtggataagCGTGGTATTGCAGGTTGACaaaaattcttcagaaacatgttttttatgcaaataagTGAATAGATGATGTTCAGATAATGGCATAATTATGTCTTTTACTTGTAATACTTGACTGTTGTGCTTTTATTTTCATTGCCTCTCTTTTTAAACCCGTTATTCCCAAAATTCTGTTCCAGAAAATCACAGCGATTAGCCAACTTCAGATAACCATAACTTTTTAGACAagctataaaaaaacaaaaacagatttGGAAAGGGCTTAATCCAGCTTTCATATGCTATCAAAATCTACAATTTGTACATTTTCACCATGTGATGGGTTTTACCAGATCGCATCACatattaaagcaaaaaatatgtATTAGCGCAACTTTCATCAAGTAAAACATTGAAAGCCTTCCTTCTACTGGAAAAATAGTTCCCGACGGACTGCGAGCAGCAACATAATGTTTCACACAAGTTTGCATTGCGTTGGGTGCTTGTACACAGAATTGTTGGGTGCAGTGGTCATAGCTGCGATTcatcataaataaaaacagctattgaccaatcggaatcaaggattggaacacCATTCTATAATGTGCATTAACTGTATAAATAACAATTAGTATATAAACTCACAGAAGTATATATAGTTAGTGTAACTGTGTTAGGTAGGACAACCCATGAATTAGTAGTTCATAATCCTAACATAATCTTTTCTGCTAGACTATGACTATAGATACAAATGCACTGGTTCCAGATCAGTATTTTACAAATTACTTTTTAAGGCAAGGTTTTAATTGGAACATACCTAAATTGTATTAATTGTTAGGTTAAAAGCATAATGAGGTGTAAAACCCATCTCTTTGAGAGCTATCATCCGGTTAGCTGAGTTTAGCTCCAAACCTGCTCCAACTCACCAGCCTGCAATTTTCTGACATCCGCGCATTAGAGGAACTGTAAATGAGTCTCACCATCAGCATCAACCTCGTTGATCATATCTTGAAGCTCGGCTTCAGTCGGGTTCTGACCCAGAGAACGCATCACCGTGCCCAGCTCTTTGGTGGTTATGGTGCCGTCGCCATCTTTGTCGAAGAGTGAAAACGCCTCCTTGAACTCTGTTTGAATCAAAGTCATAATCCACACATTAAATCACACTACAGTATATTTCTATAGCAAAAGTATCTCAAGTTTTTTCTGTTGTATTACATACATTATGTCAAATATAAGTTATTACGAAAACAGTATTTTAATATAGTATGCATACATTGTAAttgcaaatgcaaacttcattTTTCATAAACAAAATGTCAGAAATAACCACTCAAATATGTTCGAAAACAGCGTAATATTTCACTTGATTTAAGATGTTGGACTTTCGAGAAGCCCAGATAAACGTGACTCACCTGCAATTTGTTCCTCAGTCAGCTGGTCTGCCTGTAAATGTAGAAAATGAAAGAAAGTCAGTCACTGAATGCCACATCACTATCAGACAAGATTAAATTTCCTAGtcttcacacacatacacctcAAAATGAGTATAATGAAGGACATGTATAAAAATacttctttaaaaatatctcCAGCTGATATAATTAGACAGTGCTGGGTACAGGGTCATGAATGCGACACACTTAAAATGATTGCACTTCTCTCTGACACAGAGTTCAGTAGTCAATTATTAAAGAGGAGAGGATTCATCTGCATTCACAATACATTTGAGAGGATTCATTTGGAGCGATTCAGCTGTGATTTGGTTTAAAGCCTGGTGATTTACAAAGCTCTCAGCATCAATTGAATGTGGTGAAAAATGATCTGTAATAGAATAAACGGGAAGGCGGCCAGACTCATCCATGAGGCAAAAGCTTCAACTTTAATAGATTTGGCTTGCCATCTGTGATACAAATGCTTTTCGCAATAACAGAATAATAGAGCTAGATACAAGACTTTCACCAGATTCTGTatggtattttttacatttctgattCACAATCCCATGCTGTTGTAGGTCGTTTTCAGGGCATTTGCTAAAGTGTCAGCTTTATTAGATAAGAAACAGGAAATCATATGGGGTGAGAAAAAGGACAACCAGAGTTCAACTTTTTAAGCTCAAATTGCGCTAAATTTTCAAGGGTGGTTCAGCTACCGTGCACAGGTTGGCAAGTGCTCAACACAACCCTGTGCAGAGCCCCTCCCACAAAGAATCTCGGACTTTATCAATTGTTTATTGGCTCTTTTTAAGGCGTGCCAAGGATGGCATATTTGTATACTATTTGCCATTTTTAAGGTTAGGGACTTTTCCAGACAAAACTCAAAAAACTGCGAATTTATCCAGCTCTGTTTGTGCAACAGGCATGAATGATAATTTAAGATGTGCCTTAATAGAAAGAGATGTGCTATTCCTTTTCCAAGGGATTGTGTCTGGCAAACATTTAACTTGCGTTTAAGATGCAGTGCTCGATATGGCCACTCGTGACAAGTCCCGCCTTCCATTAAAAAGAGCCAATCAACAATCGATAAAGACTGATGATTTTCTGTGAGAGGGGCTCTGCACAATGttcaggcatgtgattggccaAGGACAAAAAATAAGGAAGGTTTGTATTAACAGTATTTTATGCAATATTTTgcgattttaacatgtttacatTTACGTATTTACAGTAGGCTAGTAGACCAATGTGACTTACAAGCGATGAGTAGCCAACATCCATCATTTTTTCCATTCCAATAAAATCCTTTCAAGTCACTTTGTAATGTATATACATGTTGTTTTAATTGATATCATTGACGCCTCAGAAATCTACAGTGATAACGTTTTGCAACGTTTTGCGTTTACTCGATTGATGACTTTACGTCCCGAATGTAGTCGCTCTGCGCATCCTCAACAAGCACGTGTATGCTGAAGAacatcacagtaccgcgagagcaattcgaAAGCAGACTTCcttatgatttctcgaatcacTCTTGTGGTACTTTAATGTCACTTGCCTGTCGTGTTTGCGGTACGGCATGAACTCAAAGAAACCTAATGTATGGGATACATGTTGGATGAAGGCGTCTACAAACAACGCGCAATTTTCCCACCCACCAtctcaaaaataaaactcatcGAATTTACGTTTAATTAAGTCATCCCACCAAGGTCAGAAAAATACGgaacccccccaaaaaaatcacATCCCTAAGGGTGCTTGTCAATTTGTGCGCAGAAGCTGAAACCACCcttgaaaaaaaattcagcacAATTCGAGCTTAAGAAACAAAAGTTATGATAACGTTGATAAGTTACATTTTTGTTTGGAAATAagttgtttaattgtgattttagacaaatgtctttcccatagacttttattttaaaaaaatatggacgtagtgtctgtgacgtcacccataggtttgtgaagagcttttttgaagcttaaagtaggcagTGCCTGCCAttgccatcttggccgcgcgtcaccgcgcatcacttacggataaccgaaaatgggtaaagaggcatAACATGGGTAACACAGAGATTGTAAGGTTGCTCCTAGTGATAATTGTCTCAGCATGCTACTAAGATATCCCTCCAACAGCATGACTTTCACTAACTACCAACTTCCAACTAGTAGTCGTAAACATAAAGAAAGTGTTTCTTCATTGGTTTCAGACATCAGGTGACATGTCCTCCTGTAGATCCAGCGGCGAGGCGCAAAATATCTGGTTTGGACGCAGGTGGACTCCCACTTCGGTTGCTGCTGTCTAACATATTCAGTGCTGCCTTTCAGGCCTCCAACCGCATTTCAACGACTGCAGCAATGATGGCGGATTAAGAGGAGCATGAGGGGATGAACGTTTATCATGCAACAAGAGTCCTCTCTCAGCTGCATTCCACTTTGATGAGCGTGTGCGCATGTGTCTGCACTGCAGATCCTGTGTCAGTGTGTTACTGCACCAGCTATGATTTGGTTCAATGCAGGGGGAAAGGGGGAGGGGCAGAGAAGGATCTGGGAGGGGACACAACCAAAATCCGTCACTGCAGTTCAACCTTCTGCAATATGCGATCTCACTGCTCAGTCCATTCATATTTATCCCTTATACAGCGACGTGGTGATAATATTGGGGAGACGCTGAATTGCAGATTTTCAACAACCTGACTCACAGTGCGCAACAGCCACCCTACGTAACTCTGGCCTGTGCACGTGCAAGAGACAAACCAGGACCCATATTATCCCCAAATCAGGaaccaaactttgtactggATCTGTGAACGATGCACGCAATGTAAATATATAGAAGCAGAGTATTCAAAGAGGAAGACCCTTCCAGAAATGAGGAACATGAGCGCGTTTGCTTTGCTGATGGTTAAGGTTATTTTTACACCACCACGCCCACACTTATCCTTCTGTTAAAGGCAATGAGCTCAGTCCATGTAAAATTAGCAGCCAGTCACTGTTCACACACCGACATGACATGAAGCACCGCGTGAACGCAACACGCGTGATGTACTGCATGCATGTTTAACTCTCAACATTAAAGCATAGTCAACAGCTGTCAAAGGTCTGGACACAGACCACGCATTCCATGCATTTCATTCTGCATTTCTATACACATCCACTACAGCTCGTTGAAACAAAATAGCAAgcttgcattttcaaaaaatatatacatttaattcTAAAACAGAAATGCTGTGCGTTTGATTGACAGGCTTCAGTTTGCGCGAGTACACTAGCACGCGCGCGCTAAACTCCACAGAacccatttaaaaaatgtaacgtTATCCCTATTCGTTGTTTAATTTACAGGTATTTAGTGGAATCCTATAACATATTTAACACAAATGAAATACAGCTCATTTAAGCTAGCTGGCTACTAAGCGTTTTAtactacaaaaaaaattatcaacGCGTTTGATATATTTCATATTTGTGCAAAGCTAAAGTACCCCCCAAACCGATATCGCAATACTGTTAAATGTTACGATTAAATTGTCAAGCTGTGTCTGACAGGATGCTAAGGCGGCTAAACCGTTAGCTGTGAATAAACCTCAGGTTTATAAGTTTTACTCACCATTCTGCTGGCGTTATTTATTCAAAGCCCGTCCGCGAAGTGTGTCTCAAATCAGCAGCAGAGAGCTGTCTGTGAGTGTTTTAAAGGTTGATAGATAAACGCAGGATCTGTGAGTGTGTATGTGAGTAAGTTACCCGCAGATTGAGGTAATGTAGTAATGCGCCGCAGCGTTCTGGCCTCATTTACACTGTATCCCTCCGCGGCAACTCATCTTTCGCACTATTTGCAAAGGCtgtcgaatcgctctcgcggtactccgATTGATGTTGTTTTTGAGGTACCTCCTGCACCTCATACTTTTGTGCATACACTTTACTGCTTCACAGTACTAGAGCACTGATTCTGTAGGAAGAAATATGCTCTAATGTCTTATTAAAAATGTCAGTAAACATCCTTTGGACACTTGCCAATGTTGTTGACtacaaaatgttaattttatgtttcattattaattcatttttcattttattctgttaatatttattatattgtttttttgttgttgttatttttttcatatttatacacaaatgtatttttaattaagaaaaataaattaataatatgtTGAATGAAAAAGAGGAAATTGTATGGTTCTTTATTGCATTTTATATTTCTGGGTCAGGGTTTACAGGGTGAACATATCCAACAGCATTCATTGGGAAGGGAACACTTGAGTATTTATACATATGGGGAAACATTTTACCTTAAATGTAAGTTTATCTGGCTTTATTTCATTCTATTTAGCATATCATTATTACAGGCTAAATATTGATCCAAAAGTTTAAGATGCACTTATGATGTCCACTTAAAAATGCTGGCTTACTGCTGGCTTCTGCCATTGAAACAATATTTAGCCATGCAAACCAAAAGGCAAACATGTTTGTCCAGTCCAATAAAAACCAACACGTTACCTGTAGTGTCCATAAAAGCCAATAGATTTGtcattataacattaaaaacatgaattttgTCATGATTTTTATTTTCCTCGGGTTGTTTAACTTCAATTTAACCGGTTGGTGGCAGAAATGGGCTGAGATTTCTGACAGAGTACAGTAGTTATTTACGCTACAGCATCCAGACGAGAACCAGACAATCTGAAAGAGTACAGTAGTTATTTACGCTACAGCATCCAAATGATTCTGTGAAGAAGAAATGGAAATAACAAGTAGGATCAATATTTTTTCAAGTATCGCTTGTGAGATGGACAGGGTTAATGCGTGGATAACATGTTAAAAGGAAAGTGTTTGCTGGGAGAGAGACATGAGAGGTAACTCTTCTTGTTCACGGAAGTATCCATGTTGCCAATATACACCACCTGCATTATTTgacattatttaacaaatagttaAAGGTTATCAAGCCCAGCATGTCGACTTTTAAGTTAGAtaatgcattgttatttttgaaTGGCGATGCCACGTCTGCGAAACTGCGGTTGTAAATCAACACGGTTGCAGTTATGTGTTTAgacttgttcgacttcatgtggcgctgcaagaaccgacaggcgTATGAcacaaagtaccgcgagagcaattcagaaatcatacggaggagtctGACTTTGAATTGATCTCGCGGTATTCTGATTTCATCCACATAGCAGTTCTTGCGGGACCGCATAAAGTTGAACAAGCTTTTTGATTCGCACTGCATTCTGCGCTGCCGACATCCAAGTAGCGCGAGAGCTTGGCTTACactctcgcgatactttgatgCCATACTCCGATCATTGTGTGTGCAGCGCTTATGAAGCTATAAGCTGAACATATCTTTTTACTTTCACTAGACTGAGAAATTATATTGTGAAACTGTGAAAGAAAGGTGTTGAGATGCAAAACACAAATATAAACAATGCAAGGAAATGCGAAATTAAATGGAGAGCTACACAAACTAACGCCCCCGATGGTCAAACATATAAACTACCACATAGAGACCCCTCATGTCAATCATTAAACTCACTGATTTGAAGATCTTCAATAACATGTTTAAATCACCAGAGTTTGCAAACCTAGTAAACAGTTTGCTGGACATAAGGACATAAACGCCTGTGaggtgttgttttgttttctttatattAAGAACAAATTTAAAAGTACAACACAATCTGTTCAGCTTTTGTTTGCCAAAGAACACTCCAAAGATCTCAGACAGGTTGACCATTAACCCTGCATTGATTACAGCTATGTTTCTGACCTCACTAGATCTGATCCAGAGACTGCTGAGTTCATAGACTTCAGATGATCGTGGTGGCTCCTGTGCTCAGCTGAAGAAGAACCCTGCTGCATTGTGGATTACTTTTCTGACTTTATCGTTTTTTAAATATTCCCAACCATGGCGAAGTCTGGATATGCCTACTACAGGACTACTATCTTCCTTGCCATGTTTGTGGGCTACACATTGTATTACTTTAACAGGAAGACGTTTTCGTTTGTTATGCCTTCTGTAATGCAGGAGATCTCGCTGGATAAGGATGACCTGGGTGAGCGTATGCAGTTTTAGTGGCCTGTACTTTGTCTTCTCTGTCATGTGCTCAAACAGGTCTTGTTACCTGAATAATGGCATTTGAATGTTTAGTTTATGAAATGGTCccttactcagtcaacattaaatatatatgttctttacattatgtaggatgattttatgtggaaaacagtgGTTATGTGGGATTTTGTAGAATACCTTTTAAAGCCACTTAGGcaaatgtaaattaatatttagggCTCATCTTATTTTCCTACCACTAAAGTGTAGCTTGTTTTGTCCGGTATCAGATTTATCAGCAGCACAGTGATTGAATTATTCTTGTGCGCATAGTCTACAGTCCAAATCTCTTTTGTTCTGTTGTACCCTCACACTTTGCAAACTCCAATGTTTTCAATTGATTTTAAATGGGAGTTGTTCTTGCTATTAAGCTAATCAAACTTTATTTCATCTTTCGTCAATGCAGGACTTATCACTAGCAGTCAGTCACTGGCGTACGCCATCAGCAAATTTATAAGCGGTGTTCTCTCGGACCAAATCAGTGCCCGATGGCTTTTCTCCATTGGCCTCTTTATGGTTGGTGTCATCAATGtggttttctcctggtcctccTCTGTGGCGATATTCGCGGGCCTGTGGTTCCTGAATGGACTTGGTCAGGGTCTGGGTTGGCCACCATGTGCAAAAGTACTACGGAAGGTATGAATCAATCCTTTGCTTCATAAACTTGAAATAGATACataaaggggcggtttcccaggcAGGGAGACTTcgcagactaaaatgcatgtttgagctgcctaaatataaaacacatatcttaacatatatcagtgtcattgtttttACCTTAGGATGTACAGCAGTAttgggtttgtttgtaaaaactactttaatgtcctaatataactaaggcctagtgcTAGGGTAACCATAGGTACCATTTTTCCCAAacacgtcctggccaggattttgaGTCCGTCCTCTTAGTGCGTCCCTACCTAGTCCTAGGTTAATCTATTATTCCCAATAATGATTAATTTttcatctgtgctgatcttactggatctatctgccgcttttgacacggtcaatcaccgtatcctcctgtcgaccctcatgtctatgggtgtctctaacacagcgcttttatggttcaagtcgtacctctcagataTGTCATTTTGGGTATCCTGAAGAGGTGACatctccgaaccccaacgtctcgataccggggtgcctcaaggctctgtgcttggaccgctgctcttttcgatatacatgacatccctgggctctgtcatttGAAAACATgacttttcctaccactgctatgcggacgacactcaactccacttgttgttccaccctgatgatcccaCAGTTTCTACCCGCATCTcagcatgcctgagggacatcttactctggatgaaggatcaccatctccagcttaaccttgcgacGACAGAACTTCTTGTCTTATAatctgaaccaaagattcagcacaacctttccattcagctaggttcatCGACAATCACGCCTTCCAGGACGGCCAAAAatctgggagtggtcattgctGATtggcttagcttcacggagcatgttgccagcaccgcttgctcttgtagattcatcctctacaatattacgaaaattagacctttcctaaatgagcacgctacgcaggtcctggtccaagctcttgtcctgtccaggctggactactgagATGCACTGCTGGCAGGgcttccagcctgcacgaccaaacccctacagatgattcagaacgcagcggcaagagtggtcttcaatgagccaaagagggcgcacgtcactcctctctttgtcaagttacactggcttcctatagcagctcgcatcaaatttaaggctctgctcctggcctttaaaaccaccgagtcagcacccccttaccttcactTACTTATAGAGCATTATGTACCCTCTCaatcactgcgctctgccaccgagaAACGGCTTGTGGTggcatctcaaaaagggaaaaaacactagcgcgtaccttctcaggaactgttccacaactgtggaatgatctgccggtcgtgacacgatctgctgacactgtagctgtctttaagactcggctaaaaaacATCTCTTCCGCCACTACCTCACTTCCTAATAACGGACTTACtatctttctctatttacctttctctttatctctacatttctttaaaaatatgctatgtatattgtgttggacttgatgagatttccagtgcacttatgtattgctgttcttgtgttgccataattgcttccattgtttacctcactagtaagtcgctttggacaaaagcgtctgctaaatgacaaaatgtaaatgtaatgtaaatgtaatttacTAAAACTGTTTCTTTGATTTATTGGTACCCCATATTGGATAGATTTATAAATGTCCACACTCTGTTTTAATAGTGGTTTGAGCCATCTCAGTTTGGCACGTGGTGGGCAGTGCTTTCCTGCAGTATGAATTTGGCCGGGGGTCTTGGTCCCATCATTGCCACAGTGATGGCTCAGAGTTACAGCTGGAGGTCCACATTGTCCATCTCTGGCCTGACCTGTGTGGTCACGTCCATCTTCTGTCTAATGATTATCCGAAATGAACCCAGCGAAGTCGGCCTGCCCAATATTGACGCCGGTCCAAAGAAAGGCAAAGGAGGTATGATGCCACAAATATTCAGGTTCATAAACTGCATTTTAGAGttatgacaacatgtttgtttatttattgaaaCCAGTACCACTTCGGCCAAATCTAATAACATAATGTTATTTATAGGTTTGTTAAAATATTGCGGCAGGCTTTTTAGTTGTATTAAGATAataaagaaaacagaaaaaaaatgtaacaatacATTCTGGTGTTGTCCACTTTGCACAATACAACCAATAGATATACTAACTGAGAGTGAGTGTGTGTTCATTCAAGTTTTTCTGTTGAAGGTCATTGGCGCTTAACAAATGGACCCTGAATAGTTTTGTCCCTCTCCTGAGACAACATTGTCCTTTCATGGCCCTGTTTGccatgtacatttttttattcattttttactTCTGAATTTCAGGCTCCGTCAAAGACGAAAGCACCTTCAAAGACTTCATCCTTTCTCCATATTTGTGGGTGTTATCATTTGGCTACCTGGTGGTGTTTGGGGTAAAGACAGCTTATACTGACTGGGGACAGCTGTTTCTCATCCAGGACAAGGGCCAGTCAACACTAATGGGTACTGGTGTTGACCAAAGTATTTAGTGtcccaacattttttaaatgtaaggtgtTTTGCACAAAAGCTTTCAGAAGATAATTGAATGTGTAATAATATACTATTagaatacatttttattgttatgGTGAGGTATGTTTGTACCCAAAACACTATAATTTAGTTTGTCAATTGACAGTTTCAattgatattttatttttaagctgtGTCTCTTTAAGAAATATGTTTTAACAGCCCTTTTCTGTCAATAGCTACATGTGGacagacatttatttattgGTCTCAAAACAAAATGCAGGAGTATGGGCAGAAATGTTTTGACTGAGCATAAAGTtttgagtttttaaaatgtttaaagtatACAGTATTTTGGCATAGTGCCAAAATACCTCAAAGTCAAGAAATATTTTCCATGTATGACCTCTTTAAGAAAATCTACAATAATCTCTACATAATGGGCCTTCAGGTCTATAACTACACTGTGTATTGCTGCTGTTTTTCACAGGCAGTTCTTTCATGAGCGCACTTGAGATCGGAGGACTATTGGGGAGTTTAGCAGCAGGATACCTGTCAGACAGGGCCGTGGCAAAGGCAAGTGTGCACATTACCAATATCCACATTTATACTACAGGGCTGTTAAACGCTTTATTCTGAAACGTTCCACAGATTTGCTTTATTTCGATAAATGTCAAATAAACCACtttagcaatgtctgtggtaaacgtggtataagcggaataattgacttatAATGATTgatgaaaataatgcattctcgctttgcgtcgtgccgcattaccaccttgggcgtgcattattttcgaataattcaatgcCCCtccgtcaattattccttacataagaTATCATTATGCCCCAAATCACGGTTATAATATCTTCTTAGTAACTGATTTGTGTTATTAGGGATTTTTCCAA from Paramisgurnus dabryanus chromosome 8, PD_genome_1.1, whole genome shotgun sequence includes:
- the slc37a4a gene encoding glucose-6-phosphate exchanger SLC37A4a; translation: MAKSGYAYYRTTIFLAMFVGYTLYYFNRKTFSFVMPSVMQEISLDKDDLGLITSSQSLAYAISKFISGVLSDQISARWLFSIGLFMVGVINVVFSWSSSVAIFAGLWFLNGLGQGLGWPPCAKVLRKWFEPSQFGTWWAVLSCSMNLAGGLGPIIATVMAQSYSWRSTLSISGLTCVVTSIFCLMIIRNEPSEVGLPNIDAGPKKGKGGSVKDESTFKDFILSPYLWVLSFGYLVVFGVKTAYTDWGQLFLIQDKGQSTLMGSSFMSALEIGGLLGSLAAGYLSDRAVAKQGLSLHGNPRHGLLLSMMAGMCISMYLFRTTVTTHSSNVWILLLGAAFGFSSYGPIALFGVLANESAPSNYCGTSHAIVALMANIGGFLSGLPFGTIAKHYGWNTAFWVVEIFCTVTTIGYFLLRNIRTKMGSIPKKAD